Proteins encoded within one genomic window of Eleutherodactylus coqui strain aEleCoq1 chromosome 1, aEleCoq1.hap1, whole genome shotgun sequence:
- the LOC136620909 gene encoding cytochrome P450 2K6-like, producing MNLSDPTTLVLSVILCFFVALFFYGRKSSKYNLPPGPRPLPIIGNLHILDLKKPYQTLHQLSKKYGPVYRIHLGEEQVVVLCGYEAVKDALVNHAEEFSGRRILPLLKTITKGYGVIFANDDNWKVMRRFTLSALRDFGMGKETIENKIAEESDFLVQKFRSYNGEPFDNLMIINAATANIIVSILLSHRFAYEDPTLVKLLKIVNENIHLLGSPAAVLYNAFPSVMRWCSRIQKTISGNMTELHAFIRETFTNQRKELDVNDQRNLIDSFLVKQQEEKSQLYFNNENLTELVTDLFAAGMETTASTLRWGLLLMMKYPDIQRKVQSEIEKVIESAEPQVIHRKQMPYTDAVIHEFQRFGNISPASLPHATTQDVNFRGYFLPKGTYVIPLLTSVLFDKDHFVKPDEFYPEHFLDSHGNFVRKEAFMPFSAGKRSCAGEKLATMELFIYFTRLLQNFTFQAPPGPTLDLTPAVGLTSGPLPHKMCAIPRV from the exons ATGAACCTCTCTGATCCCACCACGTTGGTTCTGTCTGTCATTCTGTGCTTTTTTGTTGCCctatttttctatggacggaaAAGTAGTAAATATAATCTGCCCCCCGGACCCAGACCGTTACCCATCATTGGAAATCTGCACATTCTGGACCTGAAGAAACCGTATCAAACACTTCATCAG CTCTCTAAGAAGTATGGACCAGTGTACAGGATACACTTAGGAGAAGAGCAAGTCGTTGTACTGTGTGGATACGAGGCAGTGAAAGACGCCCTTGTCAATCATGCAGAAGAATTTTCAGGGAGACGAATATTGCCACTGCTTAAGACAATTACAAAAGGATACG GAGTTATTTTCGCTAACGATGATAATTGGAAAGTGATGAGACGTTTCACTCTGTCAGCACTCCGAGATTTTGGAatggggaaggaaaccattgaaaacaaaATTGCTGAAGAAAGTGATTTTTTGGTGCAGAAGTTCAGATCTTACAACG GCGAGCCCTTTGATAACCTCATGATAATAAATGCTGCTACAGCCAACATAATAGTCTCCATCTTACTGAGTCATCGATTTGCTTATGAAGATCCCACACTTGTGAAGCTGCTAAAGATTGTTAATGAAAATATCCATTTACTTGGAAGCCCAGCGGCTGTG ttATATAACGCATTTCCATCTGTGATGCGCTGGTGTTCTAGAATCCAAAAAACGATCTCTGGGAATATGACTGAATTGCATGCATTTATTCGAGAGACATTTACCAACCAGAGGAAAGAACTGGATGTAAATGACCAGAGGAATCTTATCGACTCATTCCTGGTGAAGCAACAAGAG GAAAAATCACAACTGTACTTCAACAATGAAAACCTAACAGAGCTCGTTACGGACCTCTTTGCTGCTGGCATGGAGACTACCGCCTCCACCCTGAGATGGGGTCTTTTGCTGATGATGAAATATCCAGATATCCAAA GAAAGGTGCAAAGTGAGATAGAGAAAGTTATCGAGTCGGCTGAGCCACAAGTGATTCATCGCAAACAGATGCCGTATACTGATGCCGTCATCCATGAGTTTCAGCGTTTTGGAAacatttctccagccagcctCCCACATGCTACGACTCAAGATGTTAACTTCAGGGGATATTTTCTGCCCAAA GGAACATATGTAATTCCGCTGCTGACCTCTGTACTTTTTGACAAGGACCATTTTGTAAAACCTGATGAGTTTTACCCAGAACACTTCCTGGATTCACATGGAAATTTTGTAAGGAAAGAAGCCTTCATGCCCTTTTCAGCTG GTAAGAGAAGTTGTGCAGGAGAGAAATTGGCCACAATGGAACTCTTCATTTACTTCACAAGACTACTGCAGAACTTCACATTCCAGGCTCCTCCTGGGCCTACATTAGACCTCACTCCTGCAGTTGGACTCACATCTGGACCATTGCCCCATAAGATGTGTGCTATACCTCGTGTGTGA